One Kitasatospora sp. NBC_01287 DNA window includes the following coding sequences:
- a CDS encoding IS110 family transposase, whose translation MIYCGIDWAEKTHDVALVDDTGQLLAKRHITDDAAGYKILLDLLAEYGDTEENPMPVAIETSRGLLVAVLRTGKRQVFAINPLAAARYRDRHAVSRKKSDPGDALVLANILRTDMHAHRPLPDDSDLVRAIAVLARAQQDAVWNRQQLANQLRSLMREYYPAALDAFAKWANGLCRPEARELLRLAPTPLQAARLTRAQITAALKRAGRQRGIEPEAERLREAFRAEWAHQPTLVEEALGKQMLALLGQLTAACIAADDLAQAVEEAFPQHPDAEIILSFPGLGIQLGARVLAEIGDDRQRFADARGLKAYAGASPVTRASGKKSSITRRWVKNDRLNHAGYLWAFAALTASPGAKAHYRRRRDDAGDWHAAAQRNLFNRMLGQLYHCLKARQPFDEHTAFPTPQTALATAAA comes from the coding sequence TTGATCTACTGCGGCATCGACTGGGCCGAGAAGACGCACGACGTCGCCCTGGTCGACGACACCGGTCAGCTTCTGGCCAAGCGCCACATCACCGACGACGCAGCCGGCTACAAGATCCTGCTGGACCTGCTCGCCGAGTACGGCGACACCGAGGAGAACCCGATGCCGGTCGCCATCGAGACCTCGCGCGGGCTGCTGGTCGCGGTGCTGCGGACCGGCAAGCGGCAGGTGTTCGCGATCAACCCGTTGGCCGCCGCCCGTTACCGCGATCGGCACGCCGTCTCCCGCAAGAAGTCCGACCCGGGCGACGCGCTGGTCCTGGCGAACATCCTGCGCACCGACATGCACGCCCACCGGCCCCTGCCCGACGACAGCGACCTGGTCCGCGCCATCGCCGTCCTCGCCCGGGCCCAGCAGGACGCGGTCTGGAACCGCCAGCAGCTCGCCAACCAGCTCCGCTCCCTGATGCGCGAGTACTACCCCGCCGCCCTGGACGCCTTCGCCAAATGGGCCAACGGCCTGTGCAGGCCAGAAGCCCGCGAGCTGCTCAGGCTTGCCCCCACCCCGCTCCAGGCCGCCCGGCTGACTCGTGCTCAGATCACCGCGGCCCTCAAGCGGGCCGGCCGCCAGCGCGGCATCGAGCCGGAAGCCGAGCGCCTGCGCGAAGCGTTCCGTGCGGAGTGGGCCCACCAACCCACCCTGGTCGAGGAAGCGCTCGGCAAGCAGATGCTGGCCCTGCTCGGCCAGCTCACGGCCGCCTGCATCGCGGCTGACGACCTCGCCCAGGCGGTGGAGGAGGCGTTCCCTCAGCACCCGGACGCTGAGATCATCCTCAGCTTCCCCGGCCTCGGCATCCAGCTCGGCGCCCGGGTGCTGGCCGAGATCGGCGACGATCGCCAGCGCTTCGCCGACGCCCGCGGCCTCAAGGCCTACGCCGGCGCCTCCCCCGTCACCCGGGCCTCCGGCAAGAAGTCGAGCATCACCCGCCGATGGGTGAAGAACGACCGGCTCAACCACGCCGGCTACCTGTGGGCCTTCGCCGCGCTCACCGCCTCACCCGGAGCCAAGGCCCACTACCGACGCCGCCGCGACGACGCCGGAGACTGGCACGCCGCCGCCCAGCGCAACCTGTTCAACCGCATGCTCGGCCAGCTCTACCACTGCCTCAAGGCCCGCCAGCCCTTCGACGAACACACAGCCTTCCCGACCCCGCAAACGGCCCTTGCCACGGCTGCTGCATAG
- a CDS encoding sensor histidine kinase, with the protein MNQPLKVPVLPRRLPDALTALSWCGVPAFAIVLLGATIAGDGRSLSLGRHEGFAAPLLMVAAAVVLALPIGWAGRRPVPVLGVVLVEAIGAWVYGGRTWPLMLAAVILVFYVTITQVQRTAAAAAGSVLITWGIVNMADTPGVDLLNDFKVPSAYQVVIIFIAWILGSWIRLRQNHAETLRAQATTQAVQAERLRIARELHDMVAHSVGIVAIHAGAAARAIEIEPAGARESLTVIENTSRETLAGLRRMLVALREADSEEAETTPAPGLADIEGLAATAADAGVEVAVQWRGEQRRLPAEIDLSAYRIIQESLTNVLRHASAATCRIHVDYGADGLDIEVVDDGRGSASGGSAGPGFGIAGMRERVSLLHGQFSAGPRPEGGFRVAARLPV; encoded by the coding sequence GTGAATCAACCTCTGAAGGTGCCCGTACTGCCGCGGCGGTTGCCCGACGCCCTGACGGCCCTGAGCTGGTGCGGCGTCCCCGCGTTCGCGATCGTGCTGCTCGGCGCCACGATCGCCGGGGACGGGCGCTCGCTCTCCCTGGGGCGGCACGAAGGCTTCGCCGCCCCCCTGCTCATGGTGGCAGCGGCCGTCGTTCTGGCACTGCCGATCGGTTGGGCCGGCCGGCGACCGGTGCCGGTGCTGGGAGTCGTGCTGGTCGAGGCGATCGGGGCGTGGGTCTACGGGGGGAGGACCTGGCCGCTCATGCTGGCGGCGGTCATCCTGGTCTTCTACGTCACCATCACCCAGGTACAGCGCACCGCGGCCGCGGCCGCGGGCAGCGTGCTGATCACCTGGGGCATCGTCAACATGGCCGACACGCCCGGCGTGGATCTGCTGAACGACTTCAAGGTTCCGTCGGCCTACCAGGTGGTGATCATCTTCATCGCCTGGATCCTCGGCAGCTGGATCCGGCTGCGGCAGAACCACGCCGAGACCCTGCGCGCCCAGGCCACGACCCAGGCGGTCCAGGCCGAACGGCTGCGGATCGCAAGGGAGTTGCACGACATGGTCGCGCACAGCGTGGGCATCGTCGCGATCCACGCCGGTGCGGCGGCCCGAGCCATCGAGATCGAACCGGCCGGAGCCCGCGAGTCCCTGACCGTCATCGAGAACACCAGCCGAGAGACCTTGGCGGGACTGCGCCGCATGCTGGTCGCACTGCGGGAAGCCGACTCGGAGGAAGCGGAGACGACCCCCGCACCGGGCCTCGCGGACATCGAGGGGTTGGCCGCGACGGCCGCGGACGCCGGAGTGGAAGTCGCCGTCCAGTGGCGCGGTGAGCAGCGCCGGCTTCCCGCCGAGATCGACCTGTCCGCCTACCGCATCATTCAGGAGTCCCTGACCAACGTGCTGCGACACGCGAGCGCCGCCACCTGCCGCATCCACGTCGACTACGGGGCAGACGGGCTCGACATCGAGGTCGTGGACGACGGACGCGGCAGTGCGAGCGGCGGCAGCGCCGGGCCCGGCTTCGGCATCGCCGGGATGCGCGAGCGCGTCAGCCTGCTGCACGGCCAGTTCAGCGCCGGACCGAGGCCCGAGGGCGGGTTCCGGGTGGCGGCTAGGCTGCCGGTATGA
- a CDS encoding cupin domain-containing protein, translating into MTSSVEVKAPAHGAHPEGNVIHHPAGTGPTTWFGDAIYTFKATKDNTNGSLTFAEASVPPGGGPPPHIHPHADEAFFILSGEIEFLNGEKTFIAREGDFVFVPRGTRHRFRNVGLHVSRLLFLFTPGGMESFFTEIGQEARAGEAPQPFTPEQRQQIIDNAPRHDLHLAP; encoded by the coding sequence ATGACCAGCAGCGTGGAAGTGAAAGCGCCGGCGCACGGCGCCCACCCGGAGGGGAACGTCATCCACCACCCGGCGGGCACCGGTCCCACCACCTGGTTCGGCGACGCGATTTACACGTTCAAGGCGACCAAGGACAACACCAACGGGTCGCTGACCTTCGCCGAGGCGTCGGTACCGCCCGGCGGGGGCCCGCCGCCGCACATCCACCCGCACGCCGACGAGGCCTTCTTCATCCTCTCCGGCGAGATCGAGTTCCTGAACGGCGAGAAGACCTTCATCGCCCGCGAGGGCGACTTCGTCTTCGTGCCGCGCGGCACCCGGCACCGGTTCCGCAATGTCGGCCTGCACGTCTCCCGGCTGCTCTTCCTCTTCACCCCGGGCGGCATGGAGAGCTTCTTCACCGAGATCGGCCAGGAGGCCAGGGCCGGTGAGGCGCCGCAGCCGTTCACCCCGGAGCAGCGCCAGCAGATCATCGACAACGCCCCGCGGCACGACCTGCACCTGGCTCCCTGA
- a CDS encoding uracil-DNA glycosylase: protein MAPRPLHEIVEPGWAQALQPVAGRVAAMGEFLRGELAAGRTYLPAGPDVLRAFQEPFADVRVLIVGQDPYPTPGHAVGLSFSVAPQVRPIPGSLVNIYREYGQDLGFPPPANGDLTPWTEQGVLLLNRALTTAPGKPAAHRGKGWEEVTEQAIRALVARGTPLVSILWGRDARNLRPLLGQLPAIESAHPSPMSADRGFFGSRPFSRANDLLVKQGAQPVDWRLP from the coding sequence ATGGCACCGCGTCCCCTTCACGAGATCGTCGAACCCGGCTGGGCCCAGGCCCTGCAGCCGGTGGCCGGGCGGGTCGCCGCCATGGGCGAGTTCCTGCGCGGCGAGCTGGCCGCCGGGCGCACCTATCTGCCCGCCGGACCCGATGTGCTGCGCGCCTTCCAAGAGCCGTTCGCGGACGTGCGGGTGCTGATCGTCGGTCAGGACCCTTATCCCACCCCCGGCCACGCGGTGGGGCTGAGCTTCTCGGTCGCCCCGCAGGTGCGGCCGATCCCCGGCAGTCTGGTCAACATCTACCGCGAGTACGGGCAGGACCTCGGCTTCCCGCCACCCGCCAACGGTGACCTCACCCCCTGGACCGAGCAGGGCGTGCTGCTGCTCAACCGGGCCCTCACCACCGCGCCCGGCAAGCCGGCCGCGCACCGGGGCAAGGGCTGGGAGGAGGTCACCGAGCAGGCGATCCGGGCGCTGGTGGCCCGTGGCACCCCGCTGGTGTCGATCCTCTGGGGTCGGGACGCGCGCAACCTGCGGCCGCTGCTCGGGCAGTTGCCGGCGATCGAGTCGGCGCACCCGAGCCCGATGTCGGCGGACCGCGGCTTCTTCGGCTCCCGCCCGTTCAGCCGCGCCAACGACCTGCTGGTCAAGCAGGGCGCGCAGCCGGTGGACTGGCGACTGCCGTGA
- a CDS encoding ATP-binding cassette domain-containing protein, whose amino-acid sequence MIETNELTKRYGDVLAVDGLTFTVRPGRVTGFLGPNGSGKSTTLRMLLGLNTPTKGTATIDGRRYRDFGTGMRHVGALLDANDLHKGRTAKAHLAALACSNGLPKRRVQEALETVGLGGAGRRRIGGLSLGMRQRLGIATALLGDPPVLIFDEPVNGLDPEGIRWARELFRSLAAEGRTVFVSSHMMSEMANTADHLIVIGGGRLIADEPAGDFAARATTAGVTVRTPDPTALTGVLRDAGGSVLSEGPGVLNVTGLTATRINELAFTHHVMVHEVTAHGGTLEDAFMQLTADSVQYRAAVASSERGEGR is encoded by the coding sequence GTGATCGAAACCAACGAACTGACCAAGCGGTACGGCGACGTCCTGGCGGTGGACGGCCTGACGTTCACCGTGCGGCCCGGCCGGGTGACCGGGTTCCTCGGCCCCAACGGCTCGGGCAAGAGCACGACGCTGCGCATGCTGCTGGGACTGAACACTCCCACCAAGGGCACCGCGACCATCGACGGCCGCCGGTACCGCGACTTCGGCACCGGCATGCGCCACGTGGGTGCGCTGCTGGACGCCAACGACCTCCACAAGGGGCGCACCGCCAAGGCGCATCTGGCGGCGCTGGCCTGCAGCAACGGCCTGCCGAAGCGCCGGGTCCAGGAGGCCCTGGAGACGGTCGGTCTGGGCGGGGCGGGCCGACGGCGGATCGGCGGGTTGTCGCTCGGGATGCGCCAGCGCCTGGGCATCGCCACCGCGCTGCTCGGCGACCCGCCGGTCCTGATCTTCGACGAGCCGGTCAACGGCCTCGACCCGGAGGGCATCAGGTGGGCGCGTGAGCTGTTCCGGAGCCTGGCCGCCGAGGGGCGCACCGTCTTCGTCTCCAGCCACATGATGAGCGAGATGGCGAACACCGCCGACCACCTCATCGTGATCGGCGGTGGCCGGCTGATCGCCGACGAGCCCGCCGGGGACTTCGCTGCCCGCGCCACCACCGCCGGCGTCACCGTGCGCACTCCGGACCCGACCGCACTGACCGGGGTCCTGCGGGACGCGGGCGGCTCGGTGCTCTCCGAGGGCCCGGGTGTCCTGAACGTCACCGGACTGACCGCGACCCGCATCAACGAGCTCGCCTTCACCCACCACGTCATGGTCCACGAAGTCACTGCCCACGGTGGGACGTTGGAAGACGCGTTCATGCAGCTGACCGCGGACAGTGTCCAGTACCGCGCCGCAGTCGCGTCCTCGGAGAGGGGTGAGGGCCGATGA
- a CDS encoding response regulator transcription factor, whose amino-acid sequence MTITVVLADDQPLVRAGLRLLIASAPDIEIVGEAGTGTEAVQLAKELRPDVVVMDIRMPVMDGIEATRRIKAHAAGVGPGAVGVVMLTTFDDNENVYAALYAGASGFLVKDTVLDEILAAIRVVAGGEALLAPGVTRRLIERFTDQAQAAEPRRRLKGITEREREVLTLIGRGMSNSEISTHLHISMATAKTHVARLLAKLDARDRVQLAIAAHEAKIVPQSD is encoded by the coding sequence ATGACGATCACTGTCGTACTCGCCGACGACCAGCCGCTGGTGCGCGCCGGACTGCGGCTGCTCATCGCCAGCGCGCCGGACATCGAGATCGTAGGGGAGGCCGGCACCGGAACCGAGGCGGTCCAACTGGCCAAGGAACTGCGCCCCGACGTCGTGGTGATGGACATCCGGATGCCCGTCATGGACGGCATCGAGGCCACCCGGCGGATCAAGGCCCACGCCGCGGGGGTGGGGCCCGGGGCGGTGGGGGTGGTGATGCTCACCACGTTCGACGACAACGAGAACGTGTACGCCGCGCTGTACGCCGGAGCCAGCGGATTCCTGGTCAAGGACACGGTGCTGGACGAGATCCTCGCAGCGATCCGCGTGGTGGCCGGTGGTGAGGCCCTGCTCGCTCCAGGCGTCACGCGCCGCCTCATCGAGCGGTTCACCGACCAGGCGCAGGCCGCCGAACCACGGCGGAGGCTCAAGGGGATCACCGAGCGCGAACGCGAGGTCCTGACCCTGATCGGGCGGGGCATGTCCAACAGTGAGATCTCCACCCACCTGCACATCAGCATGGCCACCGCCAAGACCCATGTGGCACGGCTGCTCGCCAAGCTCGACGCGCGCGACCGGGTGCAGCTCGCCATTGCCGCCCATGAGGCGAAGATCGTCCCGCAGTCCGACTGA
- a CDS encoding DUF4231 domain-containing protein, giving the protein METAGHLLEKIRQGNVYARSRKKRLRLASSALKVLTLSLSAASTIILGLQNLNLWAGLAFSLVALVTLLGAVESFFNWRSRWVLMEETQYRFQRLTDDLEYLIASTPATDLTHDRLQPIFDEYQGVWAHLSERWLQERRALPSTSESQ; this is encoded by the coding sequence ATGGAGACCGCCGGCCACCTCTTGGAGAAGATTCGGCAGGGCAACGTCTACGCCCGGAGCAGGAAGAAGCGCCTCCGCCTCGCCTCTTCGGCGTTGAAGGTGCTGACGCTCTCGCTGTCCGCCGCCTCAACGATCATCCTGGGCTTGCAGAACCTGAACCTCTGGGCCGGCTTGGCCTTCTCCCTCGTGGCACTGGTCACCCTGCTGGGGGCCGTTGAGTCGTTCTTCAACTGGAGATCGCGCTGGGTGTTGATGGAGGAGACGCAGTACCGGTTCCAGCGTCTCACCGATGACCTTGAGTACCTCATCGCGTCAACGCCCGCTACCGATCTCACCCACGACCGGCTCCAGCCGATCTTCGACGAATACCAGGGCGTATGGGCGCACCTGAGCGAGCGCTGGCTGCAGGAGCGCCGCGCCCTGCCCTCCACCTCGGAGAGCCAGTGA
- a CDS encoding amidohydrolase family protein, with translation MTDGVVLHIKGRILVGPDEVRDELWVLDGRVSYQRPAGAREVRTVTGWALPGLVDAHCHVGLDAHGAVDEATSEKQAITDREAGTLLIRDAGSAADTRWIDDREDLPRIIRAGRHIARTRRYIRNYAHEIEPGDLTAYVVAEARRGDGWVKLVGDWIDRERGDLAACWPADALAEAIAAAHAEGARVTAHCFAAESLPDLLAAGIDCVEHATGLTEELIPVFAERGVAIVPTLVNIATFPKLAEGGEARFPAWSAHMRRLHERRYDTVGAAHEAGVPVYVGTDAGGSLAHGLVAAEVAELVKAGLSATEAISAASWGARSWLGREGLTEGAPADLVVYGTDPRADVRVLADPRLVVLRGRPMG, from the coding sequence ATGACGGATGGCGTGGTGCTGCACATCAAGGGCCGGATCCTGGTCGGGCCCGACGAGGTCCGGGACGAACTCTGGGTGCTCGACGGCCGGGTGAGCTACCAGCGGCCCGCCGGCGCCCGGGAGGTCCGCACGGTCACCGGCTGGGCGCTGCCGGGTCTGGTCGACGCGCACTGCCACGTCGGCCTGGACGCGCACGGCGCGGTCGACGAGGCCACCAGCGAGAAGCAGGCGATCACCGACCGCGAGGCCGGCACGCTGCTGATCCGCGACGCGGGATCGGCCGCCGACACCCGGTGGATCGACGACCGCGAGGACCTGCCCAGGATCATCAGGGCCGGCCGCCACATCGCCCGCACCCGCCGCTACATCCGCAACTACGCGCACGAGATCGAGCCCGGCGACCTGACCGCCTACGTGGTCGCGGAGGCCCGGCGCGGCGACGGCTGGGTCAAGCTGGTCGGCGACTGGATCGACCGCGAGCGCGGCGACCTGGCCGCCTGTTGGCCCGCCGACGCGCTGGCCGAGGCGATCGCGGCGGCGCACGCCGAGGGCGCGCGGGTCACCGCGCACTGCTTCGCCGCCGAGTCGCTGCCCGACCTGCTGGCGGCCGGCATCGACTGCGTCGAGCACGCCACCGGGCTGACCGAGGAGCTGATCCCGGTCTTCGCCGAGCGGGGGGTGGCCATCGTGCCGACCCTGGTCAACATCGCGACCTTCCCGAAGCTGGCCGAGGGCGGCGAGGCGCGGTTCCCCGCCTGGTCCGCGCACATGCGCCGGCTGCACGAGCGGCGCTACGACACGGTGGGCGCCGCGCACGAGGCGGGCGTGCCGGTCTACGTCGGGACGGACGCGGGCGGCTCGCTCGCCCACGGCCTGGTCGCGGCCGAGGTGGCCGAGCTGGTCAAGGCCGGCCTGAGCGCCACCGAGGCGATCTCGGCGGCCAGTTGGGGCGCCCGGTCATGGCTCGGCCGGGAGGGCCTGACGGAGGGCGCCCCGGCGGACCTGGTGGTCTACGGGACGGACCCGCGCGCCGACGTCCGCGTGCTGGCGGACCCGCGCCTGGTGGTGCTCCGCGGGCGCCCGATGGGCTGA
- a CDS encoding SMI1/KNR4 family protein has product MIWTELIGALPGELTLQPPAPEPALAEAQQLLGHPLPDELAALLRESNGVGAEYGLELIWPIERIATDNLVLRRDADLAKLYMPFDPLLFIGDAGNGDQFALVPHTRRPDVFVWDHENDSRTWVAPGLAKYLDWWLTGKINL; this is encoded by the coding sequence GTGATCTGGACTGAGCTGATTGGCGCGCTGCCGGGGGAGCTGACGCTGCAACCGCCGGCGCCTGAACCCGCTCTCGCCGAGGCCCAGCAGCTGCTTGGCCATCCGCTGCCGGACGAGCTGGCCGCGCTGCTGCGAGAGAGCAACGGCGTCGGAGCTGAGTACGGGCTGGAGTTGATCTGGCCGATCGAACGGATCGCCACCGACAACCTGGTCCTCCGACGTGACGCCGACCTGGCGAAGCTCTACATGCCGTTCGACCCCCTGCTTTTCATCGGCGACGCGGGCAACGGCGATCAGTTCGCGCTCGTCCCGCACACCCGCCGCCCCGACGTGTTCGTCTGGGATCACGAGAACGACAGCCGGACCTGGGTAGCGCCGGGCCTGGCGAAGTACCTCGACTGGTGGCTCACCGGCAAGATCAACCTCTAG
- the glnII gene encoding glutamine synthetase — MAIKAEYIWIDGTKPTAKLRSKTRILANADKLPTWGFDGSSTSQAEGHASDRVLDPIASFPDPIRGGDHILVLCEVNETDGTPHVSNTRALLRPIAEQFADQEAIFGIEQEYTFFKGSRPLGFPEGGFPAPQGGYYCGIGAEEVFGREIVELHLDRCLAAGLAICGINAEVMPGQWEFQIGPVDALTASDHLWVARYLLYRTAEEFGIDATLDAKPVRGDWNGAGAHTNFSTKAMREGYDAIIAACESLGASQEIVLEHVNQYGDDIQARLTGKHETAPWNVYSYGVSDRGASVRIPWQVEVEQKGYIEDRRPNANIDPYVVTRLLVNTCCAALEKAGLV, encoded by the coding sequence GTGGCTATCAAGGCCGAGTACATCTGGATCGACGGCACCAAGCCGACCGCCAAGCTCCGCTCCAAGACTCGGATCCTGGCCAACGCGGACAAGCTGCCGACCTGGGGCTTCGACGGTTCCTCCACCAGCCAGGCGGAGGGGCACGCCTCGGACCGCGTGCTCGACCCGATCGCCTCCTTCCCGGACCCGATCCGCGGCGGCGACCACATCCTGGTCCTGTGCGAGGTCAACGAGACGGACGGCACCCCGCACGTCTCCAACACCCGCGCCCTGCTGCGCCCGATCGCCGAGCAGTTCGCCGACCAGGAGGCGATCTTCGGCATCGAGCAGGAGTACACCTTCTTCAAGGGCTCGCGTCCGCTGGGCTTCCCCGAGGGCGGCTTCCCGGCCCCGCAGGGCGGCTACTACTGCGGGATCGGCGCCGAGGAGGTCTTCGGCCGCGAGATCGTCGAGCTGCACCTGGACCGCTGCCTGGCCGCCGGCCTGGCGATCTGCGGCATCAACGCCGAGGTCATGCCCGGCCAGTGGGAGTTCCAGATCGGCCCGGTCGACGCGCTGACCGCCTCCGACCACCTCTGGGTCGCCCGCTACCTGCTCTACCGCACCGCCGAGGAGTTCGGCATCGACGCCACCCTGGACGCCAAGCCGGTGCGCGGCGACTGGAACGGCGCGGGCGCGCACACCAACTTCTCCACCAAGGCCATGCGCGAGGGCTACGACGCCATCATCGCCGCCTGCGAGTCGCTCGGCGCCTCGCAGGAGATCGTGCTGGAGCACGTCAACCAGTACGGTGACGACATCCAGGCCCGCCTCACCGGCAAGCACGAGACCGCCCCGTGGAACGTCTACTCCTACGGTGTCTCGGACCGCGGTGCCTCGGTGCGCATCCCGTGGCAGGTCGAGGTGGAGCAGAAGGGCTACATCGAGGACCGTCGCCCGAACGCCAACATCGACCCGTACGTGGTGACCCGCCTGCTGGTCAACACCTGCTGCGCCGCGCTGGAGAAGGCCGGCCTCGTCTGA
- a CDS encoding NADP-dependent oxidoreductase — MTETAFTVHQTARPVGFPTPEHFAFVESAIPEPGPGTALVENLYWSVDPYHREMMDGDFALNAPLEGRAIGRVVASRDPALREGAIVFHRQGWRTHTVVTPEQVRAVPHFDGVPLSAHLSILGGTGLTAYVGLTRIAELREGQDVFVSAAAGGVGTATGRLARLMGAGRLVGSAGRAAKAAYLTEHVGYDEVFDYHSGPAAELLAKAAPDGIDLYMDNVGGEHLEAAISSLREYGRIVRIGTIAQYNSTDTPYALRNLPDIVEKSLRMEGFLVSNYRDVQEELYEFVVPHLQSGRVMLDETVVDGFGGIVDGFLGMLRGENQGKIIVRAAGADA; from the coding sequence ATGACCGAGACCGCGTTCACCGTGCACCAGACGGCCCGCCCCGTTGGCTTCCCCACCCCCGAGCACTTCGCCTTCGTCGAGTCGGCGATACCGGAACCCGGACCGGGAACGGCGCTGGTGGAGAACCTGTACTGGTCGGTGGACCCCTACCACCGCGAAATGATGGACGGGGACTTCGCACTGAACGCCCCCTTGGAGGGCCGCGCCATCGGCCGGGTCGTGGCCTCCCGCGACCCGGCGCTCCGCGAGGGCGCGATCGTCTTCCACCGGCAGGGCTGGCGCACCCACACCGTCGTCACCCCCGAACAGGTGCGCGCCGTACCCCACTTCGACGGCGTGCCGCTCTCCGCGCACCTGAGCATCCTCGGCGGCACCGGCCTGACCGCCTACGTCGGTCTGACCCGCATCGCCGAACTCCGCGAGGGGCAGGACGTGTTCGTCTCGGCGGCAGCCGGCGGGGTGGGCACGGCCACCGGGCGGCTCGCCCGGCTGATGGGCGCGGGGCGGCTGGTCGGCAGCGCGGGCAGGGCGGCGAAGGCCGCCTACCTGACCGAACACGTCGGCTACGACGAGGTCTTCGACTACCACTCGGGCCCGGCGGCCGAGCTGCTCGCCAAGGCGGCGCCCGACGGGATCGACCTCTACATGGACAATGTCGGTGGCGAGCACCTCGAAGCCGCGATCTCCTCGCTGCGTGAGTACGGACGGATCGTGCGGATCGGCACGATCGCCCAGTACAACAGCACCGATACGCCCTACGCCCTGCGCAATCTTCCCGACATCGTCGAGAAGAGTCTGCGCATGGAGGGCTTCCTGGTCAGCAACTACCGTGATGTGCAGGAGGAGTTGTACGAGTTCGTCGTGCCGCACCTGCAGAGTGGACGCGTCATGCTCGATGAGACCGTGGTCGATGGCTTCGGCGGAATCGTGGACGGGTTCCTGGGGATGCTGCGGGGCGAGAACCAGGGCAAGATCATCGTGCGGGCGGCCGGCGCGGACGCCTGA
- a CDS encoding SMI1/KNR4 family protein, producing the protein MGHFEGFDAAGFWDDSAYALKEYVEEAPPSRELIASLTEELGGYRLPDSYLALMTAHNGGTPARTCFPVTEATSWAEDYIEITGIRGIGRTRSHSLGGEFGSRFWIDMWEYPDIGVYFADTPSAGHDMLALDYRACGRQGEPTVVHVDQESDFAITLVAENFEAFVTGLVDESVYDTSEQDRLAALATVRDGSFSPVLLRAFREVADALPDADRRMRALAEAVVRDKGFFALHADARSMLMYDYLFWLFTSFNQVASFERYLRTPQQSERSYATPDYELMISFGLASEQYGFRTGGYAPGFLEEWWNSRIAPGRITETADGYRLTDAAVAALLHELATVAGEGG; encoded by the coding sequence GTGGGACACTTCGAGGGCTTCGACGCCGCCGGGTTCTGGGACGATTCGGCGTACGCGCTCAAGGAGTACGTGGAGGAGGCCCCGCCATCGCGGGAGTTGATCGCGTCGCTGACGGAGGAGCTCGGCGGATACCGTCTGCCCGACTCCTACCTCGCGCTGATGACGGCGCACAACGGCGGCACTCCGGCCCGGACCTGCTTCCCCGTGACCGAGGCGACCTCCTGGGCCGAGGACTACATCGAGATCACCGGTATCCGCGGCATCGGGCGGACCCGATCGCACTCGCTCGGCGGCGAGTTCGGCAGCCGGTTCTGGATCGACATGTGGGAGTACCCCGACATCGGTGTCTACTTCGCCGACACGCCCTCGGCCGGCCACGACATGCTCGCCCTCGACTACCGCGCGTGCGGCAGGCAGGGCGAGCCGACCGTGGTGCACGTCGACCAGGAGAGCGACTTCGCGATCACCTTGGTCGCGGAGAACTTCGAGGCGTTCGTCACGGGCCTGGTCGACGAGTCCGTCTACGACACCTCGGAGCAGGACCGGCTCGCCGCCCTGGCCACGGTGCGCGACGGCAGCTTCTCCCCGGTCCTGCTGCGTGCCTTCCGCGAGGTCGCGGACGCGCTGCCCGACGCGGACCGGCGAATGCGGGCGCTCGCGGAGGCCGTCGTGCGCGACAAGGGGTTCTTCGCCCTGCACGCCGACGCGCGCTCCATGCTGATGTACGACTACCTGTTCTGGCTGTTCACCAGCTTCAACCAGGTCGCCTCCTTCGAGCGGTACCTCAGGACGCCTCAGCAGTCCGAGCGTTCCTACGCGACGCCGGACTACGAGCTGATGATCTCCTTCGGCCTCGCGTCCGAGCAGTACGGCTTCCGTACCGGCGGATACGCCCCCGGCTTCCTGGAAGAGTGGTGGAACTCCCGAATCGCCCCGGGCCGCATCACCGAGACCGCCGACGGCTACCGGCTGACCGACGCCGCCGTCGCCGCGCTGCTCCACGAACTCGCCACCGTGGCCGGCGAGGGCGGGTAG